ATTTTTAAAGGACTTTTGAATTATCGAAGAACGACAGAAtacaataaaaagaagaaattgttCTTATTATTCCTCCAACTAGTATATTCACAATAGCTTTATATTTATAAGAGAAAAACAGCTATAACACCTAACTAAATAACAAGCATTCAACTACTAACCAACATTGGTTAGTTAGTTTTACCCCTCCCCAACATAAGTTGAAGAAAGTTGGGGATCTAACCATCCCAACTTGGAAATAAGATACTAGTGTTGTGTTGAGTTGAGGGGCTTAGTGAAGGTATCTACAAGCTTATCCGAAGAAGAAACATGGATAGGAGTAATAAACCCCTGCTTGTACTGATCACATACAATATGATAATCGATATCCAAGTGTTTAGTCTGTTCACGGAACACGAGATTTGTCGTGATATGAATGGTAGTCTAGTTTTCACAATGAAGAGGAATATGATCATATAGCAAAATGTAGAAGTCCCAAAGCAAATAAGAAAGCTAAAGAAGCTCACAAACAATGGTACTCATACTTCGATGCCCTACCTCAGTTGAGGAACGCGAAATagtttgttgtttttttgttttacattACACTAGTGCATCCCCAAGAAAAACACAATAACTTGTAAGTGATATACAAAAAGAGACACATGAAGCTTAATTCGCATCACAATATGCTCTAGGGGATAGAACATTAAAAATTGGGTAGTGTAGGCCTGTAGAAGCTATCTCTTTTAAGTAACGAACCACTTGAAGGCAATAAGGTGAGGCTGACAAGGATTAGTCATGAATTGACTTAGATGCTATACAACATAGTTGATGTCTGGCCTCTTTAGATTTAGATATAAGAGTTTACCAAGTAAACAATGATATTGATCTAGAACAGATAAGAGAACCCTCTTATTAGGATGCAAATGTAACCCTTTGGGTAAAGGAAAAGAAGATGACTTGGCTGCACCCAAACTTGTCTCAAACACTAAGTTAAGAATGAACTTACCCTGAGAAATAAATGTGTTCGCAGAAGATCGAGCCACTTTAAAGCCAATAAAATACTTGAGAAACACAAGGTctttgatagttgttgttgcCAAACTATAAcgattaaatttatttattttaggataaGCCAAAACAGAGTCATTCACCACGATAGAGGGTTCGAGATACCACGAGTAAGGTCAAATGGATCTAGAAGCTGAAACCTGATAAGGCAGGGACCCGGATAGGTCTTTGGGGCTTCCGAATGGGCCTTCTGGAAGTCAGAAGGAAAGGGCCCCGATGGATTTTTGGGGGAAAGGGTTTCCAATCCCTCAGGTGAGCTAGGCTAGAACTTAGCTTGCAGTCACAAATGAAAGTCAAAAAGGCACACGAGAGACTCTTCCATGGGGGCTCTTTAATACCTAAGTTAATGGTTTGAGAGAAATGTCCAAATGTATGTCTAATATCATAGAAATGATGCAAATGTATGTATATGATTAGTGTCCTGATGGGGTATTCATGTTATATTCAATTTCCTAGATGGATTCTATAAAGTGATGATCGAATAGCTCAAGATCGAGAATTGGGATAATAGTTTGAGAGAGAATCTGAAAGAGCTTTTGCTAAAAAACTATGAGAGTCCAATGAGATCCGATTCCCAAAAAAGTCTTAGAGGTCTAAAAGGCTGAGTCCCTAAAAAGGTTCTTTTACCTTCGAGGagacgcctatttataggtaaaaTGGTGGAACCCACGATTGAGTCAGAAGGATCTTCCGAGGAGACCCATCGGATGAGGTAAAAGGGCTTGGAAAAGTCTTCGGGGTGAAGCTCCCCGATGGTTGTCTTTGAGTGGTCCcgaagaggcttcgagccacTGGATAGCTTTGTTCTGGGAGACCCCGAATAATGTCCCTGGACTTGGGCAAAAATGATACATGCTAGGCCGGTCTTGGAGAACCCATTGGGGGTCTAGGAGGCTCTCATCCCAGAGATGGTCCAGATGATAATGGACTCAAAAATTGCTTGGAAacttaagaaaattttagggcACCCCATAACAATAGCTGCCACTCTATCCTTTTAGGAAGAAAGACGAATGGAAAAGTAGAATAGAAATGGGTGCCAGATGGCTTATTAGGGGAGAGTCTCCGAGGGACTCATTCCGAAGGCCACAACTATAAATAGATGGTGGTCCCAAATGTGCCACACTTTTACCTCAAAGAGCTTGAGTTATTCGGAGCTCTTTATGCCCAAGCATCTATTGACTATGTTTTGCTCTATCGACTATTGTGCAAGTTCTGTCGATTAtgaaattacccaattcacccctcttttGGGTGTGTGTCATAGTCCTCCCAGTCCAACAAAAGACTCATTATCATCCTGAAAACCTTTACTCGACCCCGAGAGTTTTCTGTTTCTCCAAAAGGCTCACTCTtgttgaaaaattcaactttgagGTAAAATGGATTTTGAACAACCTCCTAGTGACATTATCATCTCCCTACAGATGAGACCCTCGATTATAAAAGGCAAATACGATAAATATCTTGCTCGATCATTTTGTATCCCTGAGTCATGGAAACCAAGGGGTCCTAGGAAATGAGAGCTTATTACTATTGTTAAGGGATGAGATGTAGCGATACATTTAGATAGCTTACGAGAGGGACTTAGGATTCCCTTGCACTTATTTGGGATGCAATTTTTAAGGAATGAAATATTAGTGTTGGCCTAGTTGTATtagaagggttggactatgttagcgaatttttttgttttgtgcaaGGAGCGGGGGGTGGAACCCACAACATCCTTATTACACTACTTTTATCACACTCGTACTATTCCAGGGGAAAAGGAATATGTCCTTCTAGTGGACGCATTTTAGGATTAAATTGTTTAGAGATAgacctaaaaaaataaatgattttgagACTAAATGGGTAGTGGTCACATTGCCCATGGGACACTAAAGGTCGTCGCAATATTGACGCACCAAAAGATTAAGGAACACAAGGTGCGATTAGGCGGAAGTAGATTCATTGGTGAAataccactaaaatgatatcaATAGACTGGCTAAAGAAGGATCAgtagttttattaaatttaataaatgatacaCGCTTTATTGAGGCAAGATAGATGGTTGTTGAATGGCACGATGGCGCTAGTCTTTCAAAACCTACTCAAACTTAGATGGTCGTGTactcctcatcttcttcatcagATGATAACAAGAGATGGAGAAGGAAGGAATGTGAGGGAGATGACGAAAATGTGGATATTACATGGGATTCAAATGCCGccaaagaggaggaggaagggaTGGAAATGGAGTTAGACACTAGGGGTGCTCATCCTAACCCTTATCTTTTTACTTGGTacttaaaaactttttaaatGTTGATATTCAATTGTTTCACAAACAGTTTGATTGAATGTGCAGAAATTAAGTGACGTCAGATAGCGATACGGGCCAAGTAAAAAGAATCAGCATGACGGGCACAAAAGGCATTTCAAAGGACATAGTTGCCGGAAACCCCAACCCCATTCTTGGGAAAGGTTGAGGAAAAGGAAACTTTCTTGGCCCGGAGAAACAAGAGGGCCAAACAGATGGAGAGGGTCCTAGCTCAGCGAGAATTTCTATGGACCCACTttcaaatgattttttcaatttctctacAATAGACCTTCCATTATTCCCCACACACCCTGATAGGGCTACTAAAGAGGAAAAATAGTTTTATATACTTTGTGATCATTATGATCAATCAAACTACATTTTTATACATGGAGATTTTCTCCAATAAGTATTATGATGAAATCcgctaaatgatttttaaaaattagttttgaaccGTTGGTTAAAATAAgtctaaaaattttcaaatgcaAGAGATCATTTGTTAATCAGTTCTAGGAAACTGTCGATTGTTTTGGCATTTTGGACCAAATTGTTGACAAATTGGAAGTGACTGTCGATCGTTGTGGATTTTATGCTCCTGGTTGTCGATTGATTACCCTAGGGTTGTCGACCGACAGAATGCTTATTCtcgatattttttaatttgtcttATATTTGTCGACCGTTCTGCTATAAATTGTCAATCGGCAgaatgtatgttgatgatagattgatgttttgcctttaaaatggttttgatgatgtaaattaattgtattttgataataaaattattttgttaattgttattAACTTGATACttcaaattacttttatataatctattaagtaccaaaataaaaattaaatttatcatggAATTCAATGTCAAAGAAAAATCttgtaattaatttcttgatgacatttgggatattatgtttttaattgattaaaaatacttttgaaaataattttgaagtggagcaaaattttcaaattaattttttgatagttgctataatgtttttcatttgctataaaaaaaatcttataatacCTTCTAgggattcttttaaatcttcattttgttttgaaagactttctttttcattcatcaaaacatttttctcattACTCCAAGactgtttttcttcttttaatgaAATCACTTAttcatttaaacattttaatttcCTCTTTAACGTattgtttttcaaattaacTTTTTCAAATTGACTCATTGAATCATTAAAGACATCATGTAATTCATCAAGagtgaaatttgaaattgaaagaatagATTGAGAttacctcatcttcttccttagcCATGAGACATAGGTTGGCCATTTCATCTCCTTGTGATTCATCACTTGAAGATAAATCATCCTCACTCCATGCGACTAgagtatttttctttgttttccttCCGTTCTTCTTCAACAAAGGACATTTAGTCCTTATATACCCTAATTTTTTACACTCAAAATATCGAACTTTATGAGTGCATTagcttctttttgttttttatttttcttaaagttTCTTCTTTAGCTAAATCTTcccatttttcataaacttaCTAAATCTCATAGCAAACAttgcaaaatcatcattttcattATCTTGagaatctctttcttctttctcaactttaaatgctacattttcatttctctttgAATCATTTACTTTATCTCTTTTCATCATAATTTAATGAGTCATTAATGACCCTAACAAGTTATCAAAAAATAGATTGTACAAGTCTTTAGCTTCGGTTATGACTATGACTTTAGGATTCCAGACTTCTCAaattttttctcactttctcaCCATTTGTATACATTTTTCCTAGAGACTCTAAACCAATCACAATATATATCATTGAACCTATTAAACATTTCCTTaatggattcattttctttcatagtaaataactcataatcatgaataagtaaattaattgtttgtaacatcccactcgagtgataggaagaaccagaacaacttaccctgatgggcctacacgaacttcccaggggggtcacccatccctggattaccccaggttaagcacgcttaacttgggagttctttgccaacattcagcccaaaaggtatccagctagtgttgtttcctttcttacactatcctcgatatattctaacttctctgggctctcggggtattacattctcccccccttaagcacatgacgtcctcgtcatgcgaccttacaaccggtcccagatctccccccgtgcatggccgatgtgggattcgcctaaggtgcctacacgcaccccccataggggcctcacacccccctcgggactcagcctcctcgctgaggtttgccccaccaccgcgctcagaggctcgggggtcggctctgataccatttgtaacatcccactcgagcgataggaagaaccagaacaacttaccctgatgggcctacacgaacttcccaggggggtcacccatccctggattaccccaggttaagcacgcttaacttgggagttctttgccaacattcagcccaaaaggtatctagctagtattgtttcctttcttacactatcctcgatatattctaacttctctgggctctcggggtattacattgttAATTCTTTTACTTGCTTGGTACCTTCATAAGTTACCTGTAGTttgtcccaaatttcttttgtcgTCTTGCATGTTGAGACTCAATCAAACTTCACGAGGCAAAGAGCACAGAATAAGGTATTCATGACTCTTACATTTGCTTCTAGATTCCTTTTGTCACCTTCTGtccatttttccatttttcctatATCTGACAGCTTTATTTCCTTCTTGATAGATTGCAAAAGattcttttcttccaataatTAAAGTTAGAATCATCAAAGAATAGGGACAAGTGGTGCTTTGACCCTCAAATTGAGATGAACCAACAAAGTCTGCCATGAGTGGATCTTTTATCTTAGGTTATTAGACCTTAAAAATAATGggaccttgctctgataccaattaatATAATAGTGTAGCAATGGCACCAACCCAAGAGATAAGGTGAATtgagttattttaaaattttgattgaacttgaattttctttttggctatgaaaacaagaatttaaaaccAACATTGCCAATTTTAAGAAAATGCTTAGGATaatgaatgaaacaaaaattaaaacaatagagggacacaagaatttatagtggttagCTTCATACTAAAGATTTTAAAACCCCCACTAATACATTCTACTTTatcacaagtaggccctctagtgcCCGCAACTAGAATTAGAATCATCCTACAATAGATGTAGGTCGTCTAGCACACTTGCTGGGAATTACAAATGATTTACAATGAGAGTGTCCAAGAGTTTAAACCCTTAGTTAGAGAATCTCTCAAAACACAAATAACACAAGGCTTGaatgataaaatacaaattaagagCAAAtccttaaagagagaaaaatattaagTACAAATTGAGCTTGTGAGAGAATGGATAATGAATTCTTGTAATAAATACTTCTAAGAGTTTTAAATGAAGTATCAGCcctttatttatagttgaagACAAGAGCTTCTAAAAATTTGGCCATTAGAGGCAGTTGGGGTATATTAAACGAGCTctaaaactagccgttggacatttttataataaaaacgGTCAATGAATTCAAAGAATCGGTTGACATGTTAGTTACAAAATTCAATGAACGGTCGACATTACCAAAAACGGTCGACATTATGTGAAAAATAGTCAACACTTCCTAATGCAAGAACGGTCAATAGCAAACAACTTAAAGCTATGAATTTGACATGTCAACAGCCTTTGAAGGCAAAGGCAATCGATAGTTCCTTGGAACTGGTTGAACTGGTTGACAGCCTCCCTTTGCATTTCTCAAgctttcaaaaattgatttgaaaatcattttaggagatatAATTGTGACAAGATGCTTTGCTTTTCCAATCTCCAtcaaaatacatttgaaatgaGTTCCTTAATTCGGTTTTACCAaagagtttgaaattgattttcattttagacAATGATGCCAAAAACATGTTTATAACTTGGGtataaaatctattattttgcatcatcaaaatcaaatacaagagtaaaatatcaataccTTAAAGATTTTCACTGGACTTTTGATTTGGGGAAGAACGACacaataaaatagaaagaagaaaTCATTCTTATTATTCCTCCAACTGGTATGTACACAATAGCTTCATATTTATAAGGGAAAAACCACTATAACAACTATGCTAACAATAATTGTAACAACCGTAATTGAAACAATAACTAAATAACAAACATCGAACTACTAACCAACATTGGTTAGTTAGTTTTAACGAAGCTCGAGTTGGCTCGATTACAAGAGTcccaatatatttataaataacaaTATGCAGTAAGTTAGGGAAGTGTATTATATATGTAGCATAGCCAACTCTACACAATATATACTCGAAACAGTGCTAAAGCTCAATTTTGGGTTGTGACTGGAAACATTCTTCATCCCAATAGCAAGGAAACTTCAGTTTGGCATTAGGGTGAGGCGTGTACCAATCCTGATACATGAATCTGAAATTAAACCACAGATTAATGTTAATCCATTGCATGCAAAGTCCCAGCTAGTtaaacatacacatatataaaacatgatcaagaaagaaaaagaaagttatAATAATTACTTACACTTGGATTGGGGGACGTGATATAACAATCATCACTTGCATGTCCTCCTTATCATTTGTATTCCAGACCTAACATGTAAAAATTGTAATTCCAATAATGGAGTCCGCTATACACTGAAATTAAAACTAACACAAAGCGATCTACGTACGTACCTGGTGGACATCGTCATCTCGGACGCCAAATGTGCTATTTGCTGAGATGGTAAATGCTCGTGGCTCTCCGGGGTATTCCAGCTGATGCGAGTTGGAGGCAAGATAGAGAGTGCCACTGCCCTTCAAGACAACAAAAACTTCTTCGCAGGGGTGCCTGTGGATAGGCGTGTGTGATCCCGGAGCAAATGTTTGAATCCATACCTCAACCTTCCAAGAAcaaacacaaattaataattaaccaCTGGATTCAGAGTTGAAAATTAATATGACTGAAAACTTAGAGAAATGTGTTTTTGGCACTCTTTCATCCCATGCAAGACTGATCCGGCAACGGTGATGTGAGACAAGCCAGGAATCCCATAGCTATCCTGTGGAAGGTCGCTGATATTCCTCACCAAGGCTACTTCtgcattttaaaagaaaattgttgtCCTTTCCCGCAATACACATGAACAAAATTTATAGTAATCGTAAtgtatgctctctctctctctctcgttgacATTCTGCTGCGGATTAATTGTATGACACGATCGGTAAATCCGTGGATGTTTGCAATTTCAAGAAATCAGAGATATATCGTGAATTTTCTTTGAAGCGCGAACAAACGCACATATTATACATAGCgcgcgcgcgcgagagagagatgTAAGGAAGAACTGACCGTGAGTTGAACAGCGAGAATCGCCGGCCGtcggagagaagagaagaggcaATGCGAACAAAACGATGAGGCAATAATGGGAAGCCATAGCCATGTTCATTTCGCTTGCTTTGCTTCTCTATGCTCTGCAACTGCTCCGTTTATATATAGCGGTTATGAGACTCGCGATGTTTCACGCGCAGCTGACCTGATCTTATTATGTATCGAATCTTGAAAGCGGGTCGGGCTCATGGTCATGGGCAGgaacttgatttttttcataaatgcCAAATTACATCAGTAGCCCTACCATGCTCTCTATTTGGGATTTTATGTATGTTTTTTAATTGAACCTTGTGCCCTTGGTCTTAGCTACAAAATACAGTTAtacatcaaattttcaaataaaagcaAATTTCTATTATTAGTTCATAAGATGtgaaaaaatacaatatattttagataaatttacaCATTACCTTTGAGGTTTGATCAGATTATATTAGCCACttgtgtatttttaaatttgtaattaacctccttgattttatatattagcTAACACTAAATTGTTTATTattaaacaataattatttaactttATTGAATTCTCAAAATATCTTTTCTTTCCCAACACGctataattatacaaaaattaatagtaACTCGTAAACATTGTTAGCTAACGACATATCTATACGCACACATATATtgataaatctaattttttcgACTACCCAACTCGTTGAACTGTTTTTCTGACGgctaaaaatcttaattttatctcattgttctttttttttctcacttttttttgACTTATATATACTTCAAGGCTGAAAAAAGGATTGACTTTTAAAGCCAATTTTTTTGTGATCCAAATATACCATCGTCACTCCCCTGATCACATCCACCTTTGTtcaatttttgttcttttgggCTTCCTCTCTTTAGATTCCTAAAAATATGGTTATTTGCAAATCAAATTTGAGTGATTGAAGCTCAGATTCAATCAATCCTAGCAATGTCCAGTGGGTTCGTCAGTGAtttctttgatttatttattattccaTCAACTTCTAACTTCAATGACTTGCTTATCTATAATTAGAAATTAGTGTCATAAGTACTAACACGTTCTCTTCCATGTCGTTTTCACATGTCATAAAATGGTTTGAACAGATCCGTAACCATTTGTTCAAAATGTTAACTCAAAGTGGTTTATCCACATGCAACTTTTTCTACAATTTTCCAAAGTTGATTATTTCCAATTCAACAATAGATTGTGAAATCAAATTGCACCGCTgtgtttttttcaattatatctaCTTCGATGGCCATTTCTTCATTTCAACCTGAGCTTGTTCGTATCTTATTTaggttgaaaataaattatgcgACCAACCCCTTGTACAtttcaactaattaattttgacttcaaaataatttattttcaatgaaCTTAGTTCACGAGTTCATTGTAATCTCATTTAGGATATCTAGTATCGAATTTGATCCAACTTGATTTGGTTTGATCAAATCTTGTGTTGAAAATTAGTTTCTTAATTTAGCAAAATTGGTCTATTTTAtagtttttaacaaattatatttaGGCTCAATTCTTCATAAATTCATGTTTTGACTTTCCTTGATTCCTCAAAAGGACGAATTATTCACCAAATTATCAGAAAACACTCTTTcaagtttgatttttaattatttcaagattaattttttaaatatccaaattttctaaaatttgtgAATATTACATTTAATACCTCTTAAagaatgaaatttctttaagctTAACTTTTTTGCGGtttctttaaatatttgtgATATTAAAAAGAAGTTATAGTAATCTTCTTTTAGTACAAGTTATTTGTGAGTTGATGATTGAATGATAGTTGATGTGTCAAACTTAATGAGCCCAAAAGAGCCAAGTCTAAAAGCTCAAGAAATTGTACAAAAGTCCACAAATAAAATGGACTAAAAGCGTTTAAAAGACTTTTTTAATGGAAGAGATTCTCATAAGACCATTTCGCAAAACTAATTTAAGCAACTTAGTGTCTGCATGGAGAAAAAAACACCTTGTGTGCGTTGACTAGCTTTTGTCTTACATTcaaaaacttgaaaaacaatttctcattataaattttattattatatttcgatgacaataataataataattgatgaggagaatgtcctcggtcccataattacgccaatGCCCCAGACGGATACCCAGTGACGATCAGGAGATACGTTTTCTAATAGGGAGTTTCGTATGTGATCTTCTTGTTTAAATCTAAAAGACACATGGCAGACGagcatcgccacgtcaatcGGATAGGCACTCAGTAAAGAAATCTCCGAGGTCGTAAGAACAGACTAACTCACCGAAGGTCACGGAGGCAGcagctatcccgaactcctcgaaAACGGATACTATTACGAAATCCTTATCAGGAAGGTTCCGAAGAAGACGGATGGGAGATCCTGAAGATCCctccatgatccctatcccgagaaaatGTTAGAAGAAGAGGCG
The Diospyros lotus cultivar Yz01 chromosome 12, ASM1463336v1, whole genome shotgun sequence DNA segment above includes these coding regions:
- the LOC127787210 gene encoding auxin-binding protein T85 encodes the protein MASHYCLIVLFALPLLFSPTAGDSRCSTHEVALVRNISDLPQDSYGIPGLSHITVAGSVLHGMKEVEVWIQTFAPGSHTPIHRHPCEEVFVVLKGSGTLYLASNSHQLEYPGEPRAFTISANSTFGVRDDDVHQVWNTNDKEDMQVMIVISRPPIQVFMYQDWYTPHPNAKLKFPCYWDEECFQSQPKIEL